Proteins from a genomic interval of Cyprinus carpio isolate SPL01 chromosome A21, ASM1834038v1, whole genome shotgun sequence:
- the sms gene encoding spermine synthase isoform X2, whose protein sequence is MAVLHYTLDFKLRAPADVSATVRGLQSIFQEQEMTENVHDSEGHGYLATFVGKNGRFAILRMHSHGLVTFDLQCLEGDDVVQVDNLLNALEKKLKALLDGNIQRIKRLPALIRGSDVDRYWPTADGRLMEYDIDEVVYEKDSAYQNIKILHSRQFGHILILNGDVNLADSDLPYTQAIMGSGKEHYAGKEVLILGGGDGGILHEAVKLKPKMITMVEIDELVIDGCRKHMRKTCGNVLDNLKGDCYEILVQDCVPVLKKFAEQGRMFDYVINDLTAVPISTAPEEDSTWEFLRLILDLSIRVLRPGGKYFTQGNCVNLTDALSEYEKLLCRLSCKVDFSKEVVCVPSYMELWVFYTIWKK, encoded by the exons ATGGCAGTGCTACATTACACCCTTGACTTCAAGCTCCGTGCGCCAG CTGATGTCTCTGCGACTGTGCGTGGCCTACAGTCTATATTTCAAGAGCAGGAAATGACAGAGAATGTCCACGACTCAGAGGGACATGGATATCTGGCAACCTTTGTCGGCAAGAATGGCAG GTTTGCCATCTTACGAATGCACTCCCATGGTctggtgacctttgacctgcagtGTCTTGAAGGGGATGATGTAGTGCAAGTGGACAAT CTACTGAATGCACTGGAGAAAAAATTGAAGGCTCTCCTGGATGGAAATATCCAAAGGATCAAGAG ACTCCCTGCGCTGATTCGAGGGAGTGATGTTGACCGATACTGGCCCACTGCTGACGGCAGGTTGATGGAGTATGATATTGATGAAGTTGTGTACGAGAAGGACTCCGCCTACCAGAACATCAAAATCTTGCACTCGCGGCAGTTTGGCCATATACTCATCCTTAACGGGGATGTCA ATCTGGCAGACAGTGATCTGCCCTACACTCAGGCCATTATGGGCAGCGGCAAAGAGCACTATGCTGGAAAGGAGGTACTTATTCTGGGAGGAGGAGACGGTGGAATTCTCCATGAGGCGGTGAAGCTCAAACCAAAGATGATCACCATGGTTGAG attgacGAGTTGGTGATTGATGGATGTAGGAAACACATGAGAAAGACATGCGGGAATGTTTTAGATAACTTGAAGGGAGATTGTTATGAG ATATTGGTACAAGACTGTGTTCCCGTACTTAAAAAGTTTGCCGAGCAAGGGAGAATGTTTGATTACGTCATAAATGACTTGACAGCTGTCCCTATTTCTACAGCACCTGAGGAAG ATTCAACGTGGGAGTTCCTGAGACTCATCCTTGACCTCTCCATTAGAGTTCTGCGGCCTGGTGGGAAGTACTTCACACAG GGTAATTGTGTGAATCTGACTGATGCGCTCAGTGAATATGAAAAGCTTTTGTGCAGACTTTCGTGCAAAGTGGACTTTTCCAAAGAGGTGGTGTGTGTTCCCTCATATATGGAGCT ATGGGTGTTTTACACCATCTGGAAGAAGTAA
- the sms gene encoding spermine synthase isoform X1, producing the protein MKGASDEEVSCCTADVRASSQLLSDVSATVRGLQSIFQEQEMTENVHDSEGHGYLATFVGKNGRFAILRMHSHGLVTFDLQCLEGDDVVQVDNLLNALEKKLKALLDGNIQRIKRLPALIRGSDVDRYWPTADGRLMEYDIDEVVYEKDSAYQNIKILHSRQFGHILILNGDVNLADSDLPYTQAIMGSGKEHYAGKEVLILGGGDGGILHEAVKLKPKMITMVEIDELVIDGCRKHMRKTCGNVLDNLKGDCYEILVQDCVPVLKKFAEQGRMFDYVINDLTAVPISTAPEEDSTWEFLRLILDLSIRVLRPGGKYFTQGNCVNLTDALSEYEKLLCRLSCKVDFSKEVVCVPSYMELWVFYTIWKK; encoded by the exons ATGAAGGGGGCGAGTGACGAGGAGGTCTCGTGTTGCACTGCAGACGTGCGGGCCTCCTCGCAACTGCTCT CTGATGTCTCTGCGACTGTGCGTGGCCTACAGTCTATATTTCAAGAGCAGGAAATGACAGAGAATGTCCACGACTCAGAGGGACATGGATATCTGGCAACCTTTGTCGGCAAGAATGGCAG GTTTGCCATCTTACGAATGCACTCCCATGGTctggtgacctttgacctgcagtGTCTTGAAGGGGATGATGTAGTGCAAGTGGACAAT CTACTGAATGCACTGGAGAAAAAATTGAAGGCTCTCCTGGATGGAAATATCCAAAGGATCAAGAG ACTCCCTGCGCTGATTCGAGGGAGTGATGTTGACCGATACTGGCCCACTGCTGACGGCAGGTTGATGGAGTATGATATTGATGAAGTTGTGTACGAGAAGGACTCCGCCTACCAGAACATCAAAATCTTGCACTCGCGGCAGTTTGGCCATATACTCATCCTTAACGGGGATGTCA ATCTGGCAGACAGTGATCTGCCCTACACTCAGGCCATTATGGGCAGCGGCAAAGAGCACTATGCTGGAAAGGAGGTACTTATTCTGGGAGGAGGAGACGGTGGAATTCTCCATGAGGCGGTGAAGCTCAAACCAAAGATGATCACCATGGTTGAG attgacGAGTTGGTGATTGATGGATGTAGGAAACACATGAGAAAGACATGCGGGAATGTTTTAGATAACTTGAAGGGAGATTGTTATGAG ATATTGGTACAAGACTGTGTTCCCGTACTTAAAAAGTTTGCCGAGCAAGGGAGAATGTTTGATTACGTCATAAATGACTTGACAGCTGTCCCTATTTCTACAGCACCTGAGGAAG ATTCAACGTGGGAGTTCCTGAGACTCATCCTTGACCTCTCCATTAGAGTTCTGCGGCCTGGTGGGAAGTACTTCACACAG GGTAATTGTGTGAATCTGACTGATGCGCTCAGTGAATATGAAAAGCTTTTGTGCAGACTTTCGTGCAAAGTGGACTTTTCCAAAGAGGTGGTGTGTGTTCCCTCATATATGGAGCT ATGGGTGTTTTACACCATCTGGAAGAAGTAA